DNA sequence from the Solea solea chromosome 12, fSolSol10.1, whole genome shotgun sequence genome:
tgCAGGTGAATCATGACAGAATATAAGCTGGTTGTGGTGGGAGCTGGTGGTGTTGGCAAGAGCGCCCTTACTATTCAACTCATCCAGAATCACTTTGTAGATGAATATGACCCCACCATTGaggtaaataatgtttttgcatGTATGCATACACACTGTATGATGTGTTAATGTTTATGCACTTGTGTCCATTTCTTTTCCAATGGTTTTATAGTATTTTGCTATGGGGAGAGGGAACgggaagtaaaaaaacaaacaaaaaaaaacataatggcAGCAGGTGCCTCTGGTTTCAGGCTTAAAAAGAAACCAAACAGGTTTTAATAACTTTTCATGCACGTCTGCCTGCCTTCTTTCTCGGGGGTTAGCCTACACTGAGTGAATAGTCTCATTAGGACAGCAATCAATTATTGATGTGCTGTTGCAGGTTAGAGCTTCACCAGAGATTATTTGAATACAAGATAACATCTGAAACGCTGGCTGCTCACTGGATCACACGGcaattatttgttttgaattGGATTGAGTGTGCCCATCAGTGTGATGAAACACTGGAGTGGAAATAGGGGCCTCATTATAATTTGAGCTCTGCTTGAAATTTGAGTGCCCTACTATAGCTAGAGTGGAGCAATAATCAAATGAAGCCCTTTGCTATTTTCACACAGAACCATGTTATAAAAATAACTATGTTACTATAAGTTGACACACCTTGTAACtacataatatttaaaaaagattattttaagaaaatatgCCAGTCGGTTAAGTTGCCGGTGCATCGTGCTTCTCTTGGTCATTTAAATGTGGTAAAGatacagtgtgtaggatttggCAACAACATGAAGGTGCAGAGATAATGGCATTTAAATCCATTTAACAACACAATCCTCATAacgtttgttttcctgttcttCCAGGACTCTTACAGAAAGCAGGTAGTGATTGATGGAGAGACGTGTCTGTTGGACATCCTGGACACTGCAGGTCAGGAGGAGTACAGCGCCATGAGAGACCAGTACATGAGGACAGGGGAGggtttcctctgtgtctttgcCATCAATAACACCAAGTCCTTTGAGGACATTCACCACTATAGGTGAGCCATGAGACCAAAGGATAGGAGGCCTTGCACCCAGTGTGAATGCAGCATTTTAATTTGAGCTAAAAGGGATAAAATTTCAGAGCGTCTTAGTAGCTTAAGGGTGTCAGGTGCTGATGTCGTAATGAGGTTTGGTTAGGAACTTTTTTCATCTCATTACTCTTTTCTCTAACaattttttcctgttttccatATTCCCAGCTCACCACTGTCCACTGAGAAACCATTAAAATATTTTCTTCAAAGAAGTGATCAGATTTATTAAAAATTTTAGTCCATATCTTGCTAAATTCAATGTTATAAAGGGACTACACACGTTAATTAGCTTATACCTAACCTTTTTGCGGCCAAGAAACTGCACACTGTACTCAATTTAACATGTGCACAAGGGGAGAAcagaacaattaaaacaattaaattaaatcaattaaaacagTTAACAGTTTTCTGTCACACAAGTTTCCAGGTGGATCATGCAATCAGTCTTCAAGGTGCTCTGCAAATTATTCAATAAAAATGGGGCaaagtaaaaaggaaaaagaggcCATTCCCCCCCTTTTAACTCAATTCTTGTTTCTTTGAACAATTATAATTGAATAAACTCTCTATTGCAGAGAACAGATTAAGCGGGTGAAGGACTCCGAGGACGTCCCCATGGTGCTGGTGGGGAACAAGTGTGACCTCCCGTCCCGGACAGTGGACACCAAGCAGGCTCAGGACTTAGCGCGCAGCTACGGAATTCCCTTTATCGAGACCTCAGCCAAAACCAGACAGGTGAGAATGCGGGCAGAGATGGCCACAACCTCAAGACTCAAACTCTAACTGTCAGTCTGTGACTAAACTGATGTAGTATTTCACTGCAGGTTTGTAGAGCATGTTAATGGTGAGAAGTTGCATGTGGTCTTGTGGGGTTGTTTGCTTAATGGACACAGCAGCCCCTCTGTGAATTTGCTTTGAAAATCAAATTGTATTTTTCCAGACAGTTGATCTTGAAGTCATTTTGACAAGAGTCCTTGCAAAGGCTTGATTGGTTCTGGGATCACAATAATGGTTTAAGTCTTGAGCCATGTGGTGCTGTTGATTAATGTCACATTCAGTGGCTCTGTgggtctttttatttttataatgatGTTGCTTGGAAATGTGTTGGGCAATGTGCTGTGCATCATTAAATCCTCTTTGGTtaattaaactttttatttatggGTAATAAGGTAATCATTGCATGCTATTTTGTCATGGATATGTGaaattacatcatcatcattgggGCCATCTGGAAAGGATCCTGCATTATAAATAATCAGCAAATCAGCCAAATATGTGTCGGGGAGTCCGCATGAAAGGACAAACTGTCAGTGATTACTGAAAGGGCTTAATGATTCTGCTGCTTACTGGTTACTGTAACTGGGTGTTGGAAGATTAGCAGTGGCATAGGTGGATCAAATGGTGTGTTTCATGAGCATGGCCTGAGGTGAGTGACTGGCCAGCTGATGTGGTGATCTGTAAACCCATCCTTCTCTGATCTCTCTGACCTGGGGTAAATCAGCTGCTCCTTCTGGTGATGACACAATGATTCATTTCTAACGGATTCCACTAATTGACTATCtagactgtgctgctgctgttagacTGCCAATGGTCTCTTGCATTCAAAGCTGCCCAGTCTCTAACAGCAATTCTCTTGTGTATAAAATGCATGCACTTCTCCTTTTTATGATGCTAGACAGTGATAATTTTTTTagccacactcactcactgtagACTTGGAATGTGACTGACAGTTTAAACCTTTTAGTTCAATGAGGGTGAAGTAGTTTCAGTTGTTGAGTTAGTTCCATTCATTATTTGTCAGAATTTATTTGCAGTTTCATACTTCATGCCTTGAAATGTCACAattgtacacacatatatatatatatgtatgtatatatgtatgtgtatatatatatatatgtgtgtgtgtatatgtgtgtgtgtgtgtatatgtgtgtgtatatatatatgtatatatatatatatatatatatatgtgtgtgtatatatatatgtatatatatatatatatatatatatgtgtatatatatatatatgtgtatatatatatatatatgtatgtatatatatatatgtatgtatatatatatatatatatatatatatatatatatatatatatatatatatatatatatgtgtgtgtgtgtgtatatatatatatatatatatatatatatatatatatatgtatatgtatgtatatgtgtgtgtatagtgtACAATTgtgatatattatttttttttaccagtggtGCATATTATTTTGTAACTTTCAGTGTTTCCAGCTGAGAACGTGTATATTAGAGGTCGACCAATATGGGGTTTTCTATGCTGATTTTGAGAATTCATGGATGATAATGGGTgcggagtgtttttttttttttttagcttgtaTACAATATTTGAGTGAATTTCTGCCCCCTCCccccatctgataaaatatgtCTCCAATCTATATTTTTTGTCTGCACCACATAGCTTGCACATAAATATATGCAAtgttttcaattaaataatatataaactaaatattaggTCATCAAAAAACCTGGacgaaaaaatgtttttctgacTTTCGTACATTGCGTGATTTTAAATAATTGGCAAATATAActttaaataactttaaaattattttaaccCGATTTATTGGCCCAACCTATTAAATATGTCAACCTCTAGTGTGTCTGAATTGAAAAATGTTCTTTATTACTACAGCCAtttacctgctgtacatgtaaacatactgtacaccagTTTAGCATTAGCACTTGTTTAGAAGCTTTGTCTCAAATTTGACAGTTGCTAACAACAATCTTCAGATTAgcagttagcagcagcagcctctctctctctctctccatctcccccCTCCCATTCTTACTCTCTTTTGCTTAGTGTGACTTGTCTCAACTAATTTTTTACAACCTTAGCTCAGAGAATTGAAATGCAGCCTAAGCAAAGGCTATCACTTATGACATGCAGCCAATCAGATAGCCTTTTGTGGGGTCATTGCTTAAGAccacagcagacagagaggCGACTGCATCAGAGCCaaagaaatgcacttttaaatcaattatttattggCAATATGTGTGGAAAACTGTTTTTGAACATTGTTTCATATAGTTGGCCAGCACTATTTAACTAAGTCCAGCTTACTTCTATTGACCAAAGCCCCTCCGAAGAGGGCAACTGACAGCACTTTTCAAGACTACAGGAGGTTTGTGTTTGGTATTTTCACAAATATGATTTTGTGTGGAGTATAAGGACAGACATTGCAGGTTGATCCACAGATCTGTCTCTTCTCACCTGTTGTTTCTGTGGGCTGTgtaacacatacatatatatagtttgTCCCCCTGTATTCATGAACACTGAGGGAAGTTGTGTCTCAAACCGCAGAGAGTGGAAGATGCCTTTTATACTCTGGTACGGGAGATCAGGACGTATCGGCTCAATAAGCTCAGCAAGGAAGAAAAGACTCCGCGCTGTATCAAGCTTAAAaagtgtgttgtgatgtgaaaGGGGTAAGTGTATGCAGCCGTGCTCccaccagctctgtgtttctgtgtctgtgttgttagTTGTTGGGATTGTGGAGAAGGCAATGGGATAAAAACATGCAGCAGGAGCTGGTGCTTCATGGGTTCTCAAAACTAACCTGCTGGTTTGTGCTGGGGCTGTTGTGAGGCTCTCAATGGATGCTAATGAAATGGCTAAtgaatttttgtgtgtgtgtacgtatcATGGCTGATTATTGTCAAAGACTATTTTCACACTGGGTTCATGTACATAAGTCTGAACACTTCTTTCTTCATAATAGAGTTTATCACTCCGGCATAGCCACGTGAGCCTGATTTTAAACGAGACGATAAGCCTCACTAAGctgaatttaaaatttaaaactcCTTGGATGGCAAAAAATAACATGCCAGTAAGTTGTCATTGTTCTCCTCAACACCAGTCTGTTTTCAATTCCAAAAATACAAATTGAATGGGTATGACTTATTTTGAGGAAAGAGGTGTGTTATGACTGAAGCCACACAAACATGATAAGGTGGCTcggaaaatgttcattttctaaCAAACTGCTCCCAAATTCTGACTGAACCACCAGTGTGAAAGCATCCTAATCTGTTTAAACTGGACTGTTGAGCCAGCATGTGTGATTAAAAAGGATTATGGTGAATCTGGGACCAAATCAAGAACTAAAATGTGTCTGGAAGGACATGATGGGTCATTCCATGTCAAATCAGAGAGAACACTGAAAAGCACTTTCAGTATGTTCACAGGTTCTCTTTTCAAATGAACGGAAAAACACCGTATCATAGGCAACGTGTGTATCAAGTTCAATAATTACTCATAAGTAACATGTAGGCTGGAAGATGAGCATGTTCTGTAGGACTAAACCACTGTATTATTGctgtttgccttttgttttgtaACTTTAGATTTGGAAAAAGTGCAACATGATATTGactatttaaaacaacaataatacattaaatgaCTCACTGTCAGGGCCTGGGTAATATAGAAAAAGACATTAACTTGGATAGATGTCCAACAAATAATCAAACAAGTGGATATAATTTATAGCCTATTAAAAAATTTGCCATGTTCTTCAATACAGGCACATGTATGAACATGGTTCACTTATTACTCAAGGACCCTGTCAACATAAATGTCCTGAAATACAGTCTTACAGTTTAGACGTATAGAAAACCTTGTCTTCCATCTTACAATGTTGGGTTAGGCCACTTGTCATAATATTAATACTGAAACACAGATGATGTTAATACTCTTCACAGATGAGGCTTCCTTGAGGCAATAAACTGTTAAATTAgattaatatataaaaaagaaaaaacatgaagaCCTATTTTAGATGGAATTCATTTTCTAGTCTTGGCATTGGGAGCCATTTATGATATGGAGAGAGTCCTTATCTGATTTGACACGGAATGATCCAGTTCTAAAAATGACTATCTTGTAAAGTAAACATTTGTCTTTGATTGTGGGTGACACCATATTTTCTCGTGTACACAGTTCCCTTTTAATCTTCATTCCTAAATTTCTTACTTTCTTTGTCCTAAAGTGACCTCGGTCTCTTCAGTCTGCAGCCCTTTGCAGACTGGGCACATTTTTACACTATCCAAACTGTTCTCGTGTTTAAGTTTTGGCATCAACAGACCCTGGCTGCATTTAAATGGAGCCGATTATTCAGCAGTAATCTGGCTCTGCAATAAATCGATGCGTGCAATAAATTGATTTTGGGTTTAAATATTAGCATTAGCTCTGGCTACATCCATTctactatgttttcatttaatacCCCAAACAAAACCCCAGAACATGTGTGTTCAGACAAATGTCTCAGCTCCATATGAGAATAAACCGCATCCAAACTAAAAATGTATGTTGAGTGAACATTCAGGCACCGCTACTTGGCTCaattacttgtttttttccattagtgatagtacctggtgctttctTTGGTACCTGCCCTGGCAGTGATCCAAGTGAGCCAATagtaaaatgtgacgtcaacagactgacgGTCACCAACTGGTCAGAGAGTTTTGTCCATGAGCGCGTCGTCCAACGCAAGAATCGAACCGAATAATGCTCaactgtagatcggttaaaaagacttaataatCCTCAAAACATCCGTTAATCTCccacatttagcaaggacatttctaaaatctcaatatttaacagaggagtctggtgtatttagcgacagcactgccaaaagccagcgatcgtgagccgaatcacaacctgttcTGCCGTATTTCAGTTGGAGTCTGCGTTTcctgtcatgcaggaagtactgaatgattctgtgaacaaatctttttaatgaactgattctaatgattcagttacaccaaaaacaactgcttttgcccgtcactagtttgtgcgtttgtgtcatgtataaaacaatgttacagcagcagctggtgcTATGACGGCCCTGCCCATGTtaaggaggtactatgaagtaatggaaaacaatgcGCCTCATACCAAACCAAATACAGCCAGGTAGTGCTAGAACTTTATAGTGGCTAAGTGTCATTCGTTTCAGATAGTGCCCTGATACCAGTACACCTCCAGCTCCAATGGTTCCCAGCAGTAATGCCCCCCACCCCCAATTTTTTCTGCTCTTTGTactcaaaaaggaaaaaggaaggaCAACATGCTGGTGAACATAGCAAAGGAAACAAAGTACAAGTGGTTATTTCTGGAAGAAGAAAGACATGATTTTCCAAGTTAACAGAAGCTCACCATGTTGCCACTTAGGTGCTGAGCAACCGCCACCATTGATGATGTAGGGCAGTGAAGCACTGGTCCCACTTAACTGTGCACTGGTTCACTGAGAGCCTGAACAACAACTGTGGAAGTGCTAGAAAGTTTCACTAATGAGAAATGACaatggtgtctttttttttttttttttttatccgacTGAAGACGAGCCGAAACTGAAAAGTTAGTGTTAATGGAGCTTTTGCTCACAGCTGATAATTGAGTCATGGCTAATAAGAACCAGTAAGGAAGTGAATGCAGGAaactgtgtcagtgtttccaaaaaGCTGCCCCAGAGTTTTCAAATGATAACAGAgacttctgtgtttttagtgCTTTAAAACGCCGGGCTTATGTCGACAACACGTGTATCTGGAGCAGAATTTATGCCTTTATTTATTCAAGGGGAGTAGAATGGATGTAGCCTCTTTTTCGCCTCATTCCCAGAATATTATACATTAAGCTGCTCTTGCTAATATCAAAGCTGTTTCTACCCGAGGACGATGCATCACTTGCTCTGTAGCTTAAAAGAGTTTTCTAGGATTTTTGTGAGTGGTGCATCTTTCCCAGGAGAACCATCTCTGTACAATTTTATGTTTATTAGTTTTCAGTTTCTAAACAGAATGCTGGCCTTCTGTTCAATAACTGTGGCCGTggaatattttcattaaaacgTTGCCTCAGTCAAACCAGTATTGTTGCCAAGCGCTCGACGCAGGtccatatttatttgtttttaacagtttgCTAGTGTTGGCACACAGACTGTTGGAAAGATAAACAGGACAACTTGTTCCTTCATTTTATTAAGCAGTCATTTAAAGACGTAATGGGAGTAACTTGGGCGTATTACATTCTGGAGGAAAGAAACTGGCTCGTGTAACTGCAGCTACTGTTTGTGTAGTCGTCAATGGGAACACTGTAACTATGCTGTTACATTCatgtaaaagaagaaataatcgACGTCTCGTTTTGCAGTACTGCCGCGCATCACTTTATTAACACATCTAGTTTTGAGCACATCTAATTGTGACTTTTCTGATGCGATTCGTTTGCCAATATACGCAGTACTGTGCAAATGTTCGGTGAAAATTCTGTCATTCTTTCACAAATATAAGTTTTATTTGTTAACTTTTTGAGCCAAGAGAAGACCAATCTAAAtagaaaatcattattttggTGCCACCATTTATTCAGTGTTCACTTTGATGGAGAATtatcacatgaaaaacaaacaaacgttgaTGCCAGTGTAAGAATTTGAAAGATATGGATAACCATCATTGAATCTAGGGCCTTAAAAGTCCGTATGATGTCAGAAAAATATGATGTCATATAACaaattctttgttatatgaagcgaataaacctgaaaatattcacatttaagaggctgaaaaatgtaatttgacgATTTATTTAGTCAGTAATTAATACTTATCCACCTAATTGTTCTATGCCAGTTTAAAAAGTGTAACACATACACGTTGGAAAGAATTTATAACTATAAATTGTTATtaatagggctgcaatgattaattgattacaaaTTAATCTTCAACAGATTTTATAATCaaggtttgagtgttttgtttttataatcaaaACAACTCTTGatgtttcagcctcttaaaagtgaatatttcctggtttctttgcttcatatagtaaaaataaaatcttttgTAGACAAAACgagaacattttaacattttctgaccaaaCGTCTCGACTAATCGAGAAAGTCGACCGATTTGTCgattataaaataatttgttGCAGCGCCGTTCTTCTCGTTTCTGTTCATTACAAAGTTAGTATACTATTTGCATGGTATCGTGTCATAAGTAcgttttttaaatctataacacCACAGTAAAATTATACCATAAATCAAATCGTTTCCTCAAGTCGATGAACAGTTGAGTATAAACTCTGGTCACATGATGCCTCAAATGTATTTA
Encoded proteins:
- the kras gene encoding GTPase KRas isoform X2; the encoded protein is MTEYKLVVVGAGGVGKSALTIQLIQNHFVDEYDPTIEDSYRKQVVIDGETCLLDILDTAGQEEYSAMRDQYMRTGEGFLCVFAINNTKSFEDIHHYREQIKRVKDSEDVPMVLVGNKCDLPSRTVDTKQAQDLARSYGIPFIETSAKTRQGVDDAFYTLVREIRKHKEKMSKEGKKKKKKTKTKCTLM
- the kras gene encoding GTPase KRas isoform X1, with amino-acid sequence MTEYKLVVVGAGGVGKSALTIQLIQNHFVDEYDPTIEDSYRKQVVIDGETCLLDILDTAGQEEYSAMRDQYMRTGEGFLCVFAINNTKSFEDIHHYREQIKRVKDSEDVPMVLVGNKCDLPSRTVDTKQAQDLARSYGIPFIETSAKTRQRVEDAFYTLVREIRTYRLNKLSKEEKTPRCIKLKKCVVM